One genomic segment of Drosophila willistoni isolate 14030-0811.24 chromosome 2R unlocalized genomic scaffold, UCI_dwil_1.1 Seg200, whole genome shotgun sequence includes these proteins:
- the LOC124460383 gene encoding neuropeptide-like protein 30: MKLMIIFFAVFAMTLAKPQWGFGGYGGGFGQQQQQQEMGGGYGGGFDQMQQQQQEFSGGYGGGFGGQQQQQQEGFGGGFGGGFGGGYGW; the protein is encoded by the exons atgaaattgaTG ATCATTTTCTTTGCGGTCTTTGCCATGACGCTTGCCAAGCCACAGTGGGGATTTGGAGGCTATGGCGGTGGATTTggtcagcagcaacagcagcaggaaatGGGAGGTGGATATGGCGGAGGTTTTGACcaaatgcaacaacagcagcaagaaTTTAGTGGTGGCTACGGCGGTGGCTTTGGTggtcaacaacagcagcagcaggaaggATTTGGCGGTGGATTTGGCGGTGGCTTTGGCGGCGGTTATGGATGGTAG
- the LOC124460380 gene encoding zinc transporter 7-like: MKVLFVLFVLMASILALTSGAAQGRANGYGRQQHGHHGHGGSYSGHHQSYKGNHGYHGSHGNHGHKSHGHHGHH, from the exons ATGAAGGTCTTG TTTGTTCTATTCGTCTTGATGGCATCTATTCTTGCCTTGACCAGTGGAGCTGCTCAAGGAAGAGCCAACGGCTATGGCAGACAGCAACATGGACACCATGGACATGGTGGCAGCTATTCCGGTCATCATCAGAGCTATAAGGGCAATCATGGTTATCATGGAAGCCATGGAAATCATGGTCATAAGAGCCATGGTCATCATGGACATCACTAG
- the LOC124460394 gene encoding glycine-rich cell wall structural protein-like yields the protein MKFLIVLVAFIALAAAFPHEHGHGHHHQGGYGRGQGGFGGPGGYGGGPGGFGGQGGYGGQGGYGGGQGGFGGGFGGQGGHGHGHEGGYGGGPGGFNGGHQGGFGPGSGPQYNNGARNW from the exons ATGAAATTCTTG aTTGTTCTGGTTGCCTTCATTGCCTTGGCGGCTGCATTCCCCCATGAACATGGACATGGCCACCATCACCAAGGAGGATATGGTAGGGGTCAAGGCGGATTTGGTGGCCCAGGAGGCTATGGTGGTGGTCCAGGAGGATTTGGTGGTCAAGGGGGCTATGGTGGTCAAGGGGGCTATGGTGGTGGTCAAGGAGGATTTGGTGGTGGATTTGGAGGCCAAGGAGGACACGGTCACGGACATGAAGGAGGATATGGAGGTGGCCCGGGTGGATTCAATGGAGGACATCAAGGAGGATTTGGTCCTGGCAGCGGACCCCAATATAACAATGGTGCTAGAAATTGGTAA
- the LOC6643466 gene encoding heterogeneous nuclear ribonucleoprotein A1, producing MKLLIVLVALFAMAFANPQWGFGGGDQQQQQQQGGFGGGFGGFGGGEQQQQEQFGGFGGFGGGDQQQQQQQGGFGGFGGGDQQQQQQQGGFGGW from the exons atgaaaCTATTG ATTGTTCTGGTTGCGCTTTTCGCCATGGCCTTTGCTAACCCACAATGGGGCTTCGGTGGCGgtgaccaacaacaacaacaacagcaaggaGGATTTGGAGGTGGTTTCGGTGGTTTCGGAGGGggagaacaacaacaacaagaacaatttGGTGGTTTCGGTGGTTTCGGAGGAGGagatcaacagcaacaacagcaacagggaGGATTTGGTGGTTTCGGAGGAGGagatcaacaacaacagcaacaacagggAGGATTTGGTGGTTGGTAG
- the LOC111518765 gene encoding uncharacterized protein LOC111518765 produces the protein MKTLIIFVALFVLVVARPQPSGSNEQDCDRCQESNKSNEIGNGIHSQGQYSGHGFSQGPSQYPSQYPSQYPSQYPSQYPNQYPNQYPNQYPGQLPVYPPMYANNYGPVYYPSQPARHGIGADGEVDWMKRIGAGFSGGLQTLGMGLAFDTKGGVTSEGKVGGKVGVHKY, from the exons atgaaaaccctg ATCATTTTTGTGGCTTTATTTGTGCTGGTAGTGGCTCGACCCCAGCCAAGTGGCAGCAATGAACAAGACTGTGATCGGTGTCAAGAAAGCAACAAAAGTAACGAGATCGGAAATGGTATCCACAGTCAAGGCCAATATTCTGGCCATGGTTTCAGCCAGGGACCAAGCCAATATCCCAGCCAATATCCCAGCCAATATCCCAGCCAATATCCCAGCCAATATCCTAACCAATATCCTAACCAATATCCCAACCAATATCCTGGCCAACTACCCGTCTATCCGCCTATGTATGCCAACAATTATGGACCAGTTTACTATCCAAGTCAACCAGCCAGGCACGGAATCGGGGCAGATGGCGAGGTCGATTGGATGAAGAGAATCGGTGCCGGCTTTAGTGGAGGACTTCAAACATTAGGTATGGGTCTTGCTTTCGATACCAAAGGCGGAGTAACTAGTGAGGGAAAGGTGGGAGGTAAAGTTGGTGTTCACAAATATTAA